A single region of the Vicia villosa cultivar HV-30 ecotype Madison, WI linkage group LG4, Vvil1.0, whole genome shotgun sequence genome encodes:
- the LOC131600334 gene encoding heavy metal-associated isoprenylated plant protein 20-like — MGVLDKLSDYFSVSLSPTRGRKRKPMQTVEIKVKMDCDGCERRVRNSVAYMKGVKQVEVNRKLSKVTVSGNVDRNRVLKKILKTGKRAEFWPYIPYNLVAYPYISQAYDKKAPSGYVKNSMQALSSPNAMDEKLTNLFSDENPNACSIM; from the exons ATGGGTGTTCTTGATAAACTATCTGATTATTTCTCTGTGTCTCTCTCACCAACAAGGGGAAGGAAACGCAAACCAATGCAG ACAGTTGAAATAAAAGTGAAAATGGACTGTGATGGGTGTGAAAGAAGAGTTAGGAATTCTGTTGCTTACATGAAAG GTGTCAAGCAAGTGGAGGTAAATAGAAAGCTAAGCAAGGTAACAGTTAGTGGCAATGTTGACCGAAACAGGGTATTGAAGAAAATATTGAAGACTGGAAAAAGAGCAGAGTTTTGGCCTTATATTCCATATAATTTGGTGGCTTATCCTTATATATCACAAGCATATGACAAGAAAGCACCATCTGGTTATGTTAAGAACTCCATGCAAGCACTATCTAGTCCAAATGCAATGGATGAGAAACTTACTAATCTTTTTAGTGATGAAAACCCTAATGCGTGTTCTATCATGTAA
- the LOC131600335 gene encoding heavy metal-associated isoprenylated plant protein 22-like has translation MGVLDKLSDYFSVSLSPTTGKKCKPMQTVEIKVKMDCDGCERKVRNSVAYMKGVKEVEVNRKQSKVTVSGYIDRNRVLKKIQNTGKRAEFWPYIPYNLVAYPYISQAYDKKAPAGYVKNSMQALSTPNAMDEKLTNLFSDENPNACSIM, from the exons ATGGGTGTTCTTGATAAACTATCTGATTATTTTTCTGTGTCTCTGTCACCAACAACGGGAAAGAAATGCAAACCAATGCAG aCGGTTGAAATAAAGGTGAAAATGGACTGTGATGGGTGTGAAAGAAAAGTTAGGAATTCTGTTGCTTACATGAAAg GTGTCAAAGAAGTGGAGGTAAATAGAAAGCAAAGCAAGGTAACAGTTAGTGGCTATATTGACCGAAACAGGGTGCTAAAGAAAATACAAAACACTGGAAAAAGAGCAGAGTTTTGGCCTTATATTCCATATAATTTGGTGGCTTATCCTTATATATCACAAGCATATGACAAGAAAGCACCAGCTGGTTATGTTAAAAACTCCATGCAAGCACTTTCTACTCCAAATGCAATGGATGAGAAACTCACTAATCTTTTTAGTGATGAAAACCCTAATGCGTGTTCTATCATGTAA